One Alkaliphilus sp. B6464 genomic window carries:
- a CDS encoding vWA domain-containing protein produces the protein MFDFDEQTLIEESKKHCEEFLQKEQRSLATFTGDSSLIYIPDPKLQRFLLDPSRGVLYLPLESFLDRKLDDNQIMWHIYYELALYPDWKKQTKKYLNRKKDWQKEIDHMTSYILARIKKEGLEKDPAYQPKVISNYVRKEIFDLLHLLDKQTSFLRVLQMCPIYRDKENFEKIVSYMKKTGKTIESISQMPRHRAFTNSFFIIELYKIEPKIEECVENPFDRKIFNQPFFEFVQYQLVRQINNGQGIIERDPFIKSFIFPTFEQLWKQEIDEMMLYKSKVQKEEQVKGSENPFEQSNADDIPDSLESTQEEVEKILEEMLDQQDQISESVQNTIQGKVDLESYGISQSDQQLFQFYSNKMKLEREQMRQFWKKLIGDAKKEMSVKKDGQLKGKLDVDSFINFYPDFVEAEKKGNYKNLPIFNRYLLETQADILPERIEISFVIDNSGSMNASKIEAARKALAVTLLSIDDFNGYLKSNAEQLNQKVEVLSETWFFGSKYYNVKEFNDKNVKEKEKSDIIRSIVKLDATDGATDDASCLREISDRITSLQESELKKGKQVKIVFEITDGASSFPGSAKEAVQELLSKNVEVYAFQIGKNSETNEKIFNFVWNEGYKQPHGVMIGEQVEKLPKELLKAVGKNMQSIFNN, from the coding sequence ATGTTTGACTTTGATGAACAAACACTAATTGAAGAATCTAAAAAGCATTGCGAAGAGTTTTTGCAGAAAGAACAACGCTCATTAGCCACATTTACAGGAGATTCTAGTTTGATCTATATCCCTGATCCAAAACTACAAAGATTTTTATTAGATCCTTCCAGAGGAGTCTTATACTTACCGTTGGAAAGTTTTTTGGATAGAAAGTTAGATGACAATCAAATCATGTGGCATATCTATTATGAGCTAGCCTTATATCCTGATTGGAAAAAACAAACTAAAAAATATCTAAACAGAAAAAAAGATTGGCAGAAAGAAATTGATCACATGACAAGCTATATTCTAGCTAGGATAAAAAAAGAAGGCTTGGAAAAAGACCCTGCATATCAACCAAAAGTTATTTCTAATTATGTAAGAAAAGAAATTTTTGATTTGTTACATCTATTGGATAAACAGACATCATTTCTAAGAGTTTTGCAAATGTGTCCTATATATAGGGATAAAGAAAATTTCGAGAAAATTGTTTCATATATGAAAAAAACAGGTAAGACCATAGAGTCAATTTCTCAAATGCCTAGACACAGAGCTTTTACAAACAGCTTTTTTATTATTGAATTATATAAAATAGAGCCTAAAATCGAAGAATGTGTTGAAAACCCATTTGATAGAAAAATTTTTAATCAGCCTTTTTTCGAGTTTGTTCAGTATCAATTAGTTAGACAGATAAACAATGGTCAAGGAATTATAGAGAGAGATCCATTTATTAAGTCTTTCATCTTTCCAACTTTTGAGCAATTATGGAAACAAGAAATTGATGAAATGATGCTATATAAGTCAAAAGTACAGAAAGAAGAGCAAGTCAAAGGAAGTGAAAATCCTTTTGAGCAGTCAAACGCAGATGATATACCAGATTCACTAGAATCTACCCAAGAAGAGGTGGAAAAGATTTTAGAAGAAATGCTGGATCAACAAGACCAAATAAGTGAGAGCGTACAAAATACTATACAAGGTAAGGTAGATTTAGAGTCTTATGGCATTAGCCAATCAGATCAACAATTGTTTCAATTTTATTCAAATAAAATGAAATTGGAAAGAGAACAAATGCGTCAATTTTGGAAAAAGCTGATAGGGGACGCAAAAAAAGAAATGAGCGTAAAAAAAGATGGTCAATTAAAGGGGAAACTAGATGTCGATAGCTTTATTAACTTTTATCCGGATTTTGTAGAAGCTGAGAAAAAGGGGAATTACAAGAACCTTCCGATTTTCAATAGATACTTATTAGAAACTCAAGCAGATATATTACCTGAAAGGATAGAGATTTCTTTTGTGATAGATAATTCAGGATCAATGAATGCATCAAAAATTGAGGCGGCTAGAAAAGCTTTGGCAGTGACCTTGCTATCAATAGATGATTTTAATGGATATTTAAAAAGCAATGCAGAACAATTAAATCAAAAAGTAGAAGTTTTAAGTGAAACCTGGTTTTTTGGCAGTAAGTATTATAATGTTAAAGAATTTAACGATAAAAATGTGAAAGAAAAAGAGAAAAGCGACATAATCCGCTCAATCGTAAAGCTAGATGCAACAGATGGAGCAACTGACGATGCAAGCTGCCTTAGAGAAATATCCGATAGAATTACGTCCCTGCAGGAAAGTGAACTTAAAAAAGGAAAACAAGTAAAGATAGTTTTCGAAATTACAGACGGTGCATCAAGTTTTCCAGGATCAGCAAAAGAAGCTGTACAAGAATTATTATCTAAAAATGTTGAAGTCTATGCATTTCAAATAGGAAAAAATAGCGAAACAAATGAAAAAATTTTTAACTTTGTATGGAATGAAGGATATAAACAGCCACACGGAGTAATGATTGGTGAACAAGTAGAAAAACTGCCAAAAGAACTGCTAAAAGCAGTAGGAAAAAATATGCAATCTATTTTTAACAATTAG